CTTGAAGCGGCGTCCCTCGAGTAGGAGCGATTCGCCCGGACTTTCCTCGGTGCCCGCGAGCATCGAGCCCATCATCACCGTGTGGGCGCCCCCGGCTATCGCCTTGACGATGTCGCCGGAGTACTTGATGCCGCCATCGGCAATCACGGGCACATCGCCAGCGCCTTCGACCGCGTCCATCACCGCCGTGAGTTGCGGCACGCCGACGCCGGTCACGACGCGCGTCGTGCAAATGGAGCCGGGGCCGACCCCGACCTTCACCGCGTCCACGCCGCGCTCCACGAGCGCCACGGTAGCCTCACGGGTGGCGACGTTGCCCACCAGCAACTGCACGCTGGGGAACGCGTCGCGCACCACGGACGTGGCGTCGAGCACGCCCTGACTGTGGCCGTGCGCCGTGTCGATGATCAAAGCATCCACGCCAGCGTCCACGAGTGCCCGGGCGCGGTCGAGGTAGTTGCCCGCCGCGCCAATCGCGGCGGCCACCAGGAGGCGGCCGTGCTTGTCCTTGGCGGCAATCGGGTACTGCCGGCGCTTCATGATGTCCTTTACCGTAATCAGCCCCACGAGGCGCCCGTCAGCGTCCACGACGGGGAGCTTCTCAATGCGGTGCTTGCCCATAATCCGCTCGGCTTCGTCGAGCGTGGTGCCCTGCGGCGCCGTAATGAGCCCCTCGCGGGTCATCGCCGCCGACAGCGGCTGGTCGAGCGTGCGCTCGAACTGCAGGTCGCGATTGGTGATGATGCCGACCAACCGATCGCCGGCATTCACCACGGGGACGCCGCTGATGCGGAACTTCGCCATCAGCGAGCTCGCCTCACGGAGCGTAGCGCTTTCAGGAAGCGTGTATGGCTTGAGAATCATCCCGCTTTCGGAGCGCTTCACACGGTCCACTTCGGCGGCCTGCCGATCGATGGACATGTTCTTGTGCAGCACGCCAATGCCGCCGGCGCGCGCCATGGCAATTGCCATCTCGCTTTCGGTGACGGTGTCCATGGCCGCCGAGACGAGCGGAACATTCAGTGTGATGCCGCGCGAAAAGCGCGAGACGGTGGCGACGTCCTTGGGGAGGACGAGGGAGTGTCGGGGGCTGAGCAGCACGTCGTCGAACGTGAGGCCGGCGCCTTCCCGAATGCGCGAAACCCCGCGCGCGGCAGGAGCCGAGGCGGGGCTTGGATTGGTTCGTGAGCGAGTCGAGGGTTCCATAGCGAAAAATACACAGTCCGAGGCCTTCGCGGGAGCCCCAACTGCCCTCCGAATCCTCCCCGCCGGAGGCTGGGTTGGCCGCCGGGCGCTGGCTTAGTCCTTTTTTTCGACCTTGGCGGCGGAAATCACGTCACCGGCCACCGATTTGCCGGCCGCTGCCACGCCATTGAGGACTCCCATCGCCTTGTTCAGGAACCCCATCGTCTCCGCGACGGTGCTCGCCGAGAGCTTCCCGGCTCGCATGGTGTCTTCGACCCCCTCCGCGAAGCGCTGGAAGACGCTCGCGGGGGCCGGTCGATGCTCGGCGTACTTGGACTCGAGAAACTCGATGTAGTCGAGAATCTGGTACGCGCGCTCATCGGAGAGCGTGTCGAGGCGGCGTTGGATGCGGTCTTTGAGCGTGTCGTGCATGGGGGCCCCAGAGAAGAACTCAGTCGCGCCAGCGTTTGGTCTGGCCGCGTACGTCTATATGTACGTACGGAACCCGCCCGCGGTTACCGTACATCCCCAGCCCACCGGCCAGCTCGGGATGGTCGCGCTCGACCCACTCCACGGCGCGGGAGACGGCGAGGACATCCAGGTACGTCACCCGGCCGTCCTGATCCACATCCACGGCGAGGTCGGCGGCGTCGCCGTACTGGTGCCGGCTGTCGCTCGCGGCGCGCGGCACCCGCTGATTGTGCAGCGGGGTGCGATAGCCGGAGTTGACGTTGACGCTCATGTCGTGGTCGCGCGACCCCAAGTAGCGCAGCACCAACTCGACTTTATCGAGAATCTTGGTGTTGAGCGCCACATACCGCGGCCAGGTGGATTGGCCGTCGTGCGTGATGAAATCGCCAATGCGAAAATGCGCGGAGATCGGCAGCTCGGCGTTCTCCGCGGTGACTTCCACAAACCCCGGCGGCGGCGGCGTCGCGTCGCCGTGTTCGCGCTCCCACTTGTAGGTACCAATGCGATACCCGTTGACGATGCTCCCGCTCTTGGCCGAGAAGGGGAGCAACACACCGACGACGAGGGAATCAACAATCGACCGGCCGGCTGGGTCGAGCACCTCGAGTTCGTAAAACCCCGGGCGATCGGGAGAGCGCACGGTGCTCCCCGAGCCCATCTGTCCGACGGGCGTCATCGCGGCGGAATCGCTCGCGCGCACCCAGCGATACTGCAGGGAGTCGTGCCCTGGGCGCAGATCAATGGGAAACTCGAACTGCTCGCCGGGCAGTCGCAGTTGTAGGCGTACCTCCCCGCTCGCGCCAAAGGCGGTGGAGAGCGGAGCGACGGCGCGTGTGTCGCCATCGACGTTCCGCAGCGCTGAGCCGAAGAGCATATCGGGCGGATGCGTGACGATCACGGCAATGACGAGTACCGCAACAACCGCCACCACGACTATGAGAGCTGGTGACCATCGGTCGCGCCGCTGCGGGTCGAGTTCGTGCATCCCGAATGATACCCCGCTCAGAAGGCAAAGGGGCCGTGCGCGGCGTTATGGCCGCAGCGCCACGACGCGCGCCGTCAGTAGATGTAGACGGGTGTGCCGAGCGGCACCACGCGATAGAGCAACTCGGCGTCTTCGTTGCGCAAGCGCACGCAGCCGTGACTCGCGGCGCGCCCGATGGAGGACGGCACATCCGTGCCGTGGAGGCCGTAGCCATCGCCGAGGTACAGGCGATTGGAGCCCAGTGTGCCGAAGTACTGACGTTGATTGGTGCCGTACGGCGGAATGATGAGCAGTTTGCCAACGCGAATCTCGTGTCCTTCGCGCACCTCAAACGGTTGCACGCGCCCGTCGCTCAACTGGGTGACCACATCGTTGCCGATCACCGTCAGGACGGCGCCACCACCCACGGGGAGCGGCTTGCCTTTCTGCAGATGAAACGGCGTGAGTTGTTTTTTTCCCGCAACCTCGACGTAATGCCAGTCGGGCGGCACCCACGCCGGATCGACATCTTTGCGTTCTACGAAAAGCCGGCCGCGCGGCGTTTCGAATTTCCAGGTGCGGCCGCCGTTCGTCTGTTCGAGGTTTTTCCCCGTACCGGTGGCAACGCGCGTGGTATAGAGCACGGCGTTGCCGAGCTTGAGCCAGAGGCGGTTGTCGGCAATGCTGACCACGACGTAAGGCGCCTTTCCCGCCGCGATGTCGGCCGTGCTCGCGAGCTTTGCTTCGGCAAGTGTTTCGCCGACTTCGGCTGCGGCGCGGCGGGTGGAATCGAGCATCGCGAGGTTGTCGTCGTAGCCCGTGCGTGTGATGTCGCGGCGGAATCGTGCATGCTCGACATCAACGGCGAGCCACGCTGAGGCGGCGATCAGCGCGGGAATGCCAGCGACGGTCATCCACGCGGCCAAACCGCCGACGGCAAAGAACGCGCGAATGCCGGACGGTGCCGGCGTCCGCGATTCGGTGGGTTCGGTGGGCGGCGAGGCGGGGTGCGTCATTAGTAGAAATACACGCGCTGCCCGACGCGCAGATTCGGCACGAGCACTTTGAACTCCGCGGCCTCAAGTCGCACGCTGCCGGTGAGGACGGGGCCCGTGTCGTTGGGTCCGCGCGCATACACGAGCGTGCCGCCGTTGATGGCAAAGGCGGTGTCGCCGATGACGCGTTCGATCGTGCGGGTGCCACGCGGGGCCACAATGTGCAGGGAGTCGCGCGGGCCGGTGCGCAACCAAGCGTCGCGTCCGATCTCGATAGTCGAGGTGCGCAGCACCGCACCTTGTTGCGCGAGATGCAAGCGCGCGCTGTCAATCGACACGGCAAGATGCAGGCGCTCGTCATCACGGGCGCCACGGCGCGCCATCTCTATGACTACCTGCTCGCGATTGGCCTCAAGCGCGAGGGCGGCGTCCACCCGCTCGCGCGCGGTGGCGTTCATTCGTCCGCGCCACTCGGCGCTTTCGGCCGCTAAGCGGCGTCGCTGCTCAAGGAGCACGACATCGGCCACGCCCACGAGCAGCGCCGCGCCCCACAACAGCCGCACGGTCCGCGGATACGCCTGCGCAAGTGAGCGGAAGCGCGACACGCTAGCGTTTGGCGAACGAGCGCAGGTCAAGGATCGGCATGCCGCCCGGATCGCTGCGACCCACGCGCACGCGCGCAGTGATCAGCAGGTTGGTGAGCGGCGGGAGGCTCTTGATGTCCTTGAGCATCGAGGGCGGAATGGCGAGGTACAGCAGGGCGTTCTCCTCACCCGGACCGCGTGCGAGCAGGTACGGCTCCTCGCGTGCGAGGTCGCGGCGCAGGGGATCGGCGTACTGCAGCGAGAGCAGTTGCACTTCCCAGCGCACAATCTTCCCCTTGGTGCCCTCTGGGTCGGCACGCAAATCGGCGGCGGAGAGTGACGCACGATACGAGCTGTCGGCGGGGGCGAGATCTTTTTCGCTGATCCACCCTTCCATGCGCACCTTGACCCAGCCGCGGTCGCGGGCGAGCGGCTCGACAATCACGCCGGGGGAGATCACGGCCGCGGTCCCGCTGCCCGGCACCGGCTGCATGACGGCGCCCTTGGTCACGCGCAGCGCGCCTGGCGCCACGGCCGTCGCGGCACTCGGTGTTGGCTGCGTGTCGGCCACAACGGGCGGTTCCGGCTTCTTGACCGGCTTGCGTTGAGCTTGGGCGCTGCCGGGCCCAAAGAGCGTGGCGGCAACGGCGAGTGCGTACAGGGAACAGAAGGGGCGCATCGCTGGTAGGGTCGCGGGACGGGGGCTAGATTCCAGAGGTTGCGCCCCGGCGCACAAACGGCATGTGCGCGGACGGCTGGCGCGCTCCCGAAACTTACTCTTCTGCACTCCGGCGGGCTACGATGGCGCTTCGGCACGATGCGAGCAGTCCTGTAGTGCTCGTCGTGCTCGACGGCTGGGGGTACCGGCCCGAGCGCGACGGCAACGCGATCGCGCTCGCCAACCTCCCCACGTGGGATCGCCTGGTGGCTCGCGCGCCGCGCACGCTGCTCGACGCGTCCGGGCTCGCCGTGGGGCTCCCGGCCGGTCAGATGGGCAATAGCGAGGTGGGGCACCTCAACCTCGGTGCCGGCCGCGTGGTGATGCAGGATTTGGTGCGGATTGGCCAGTCTATTCGAGTGGGTGATTTCTTCCGCAACGACGCCTTCCGAGCCGCCTGTGCGCACGCCAAGGCCAACGACGGAACGCTCCACCTCATTGGCCTGATTGGGGACGGCGGCGTGCACGCGCATCAGGACCACGTGCTCGCGCTGGTGACGTTGGCCGAGCAGCAGAAGGTGCCGCGCATTGCCATTCACGCGCTCCTCGATGGGCGCGACACCCTGCCAAAATCGGCGCTCGGCTACCTCGAGCAGCTGGCGGCAGCGACCGCTGGGCGCGCCACGATTGCCAGTATCGGTGGCCGCTACTACGGCATGGATCGCGACAAGCGCTGGCCGCGCATTGAACTCTGCTATCGCGCGGCGGTGGACGGCACGGGCCCCTCGTGCACCGACGCCGTGCAGTTCGTGCGCGATGCCTACGCCCGCGGCGAGACCGACGAGTTTCTGCTGCCGGCGGTTGTTACCCGTGACGGCGCCCCGGTGGCGCCGATGCGCGATGGCGACGCGGTAATCTGCTGGAACTTTCGCTCGGATCGCATGCGCCAGATTGTCAGCGCGCTCGCGGTGGATGGCTTCAACGGTTTTGACGTGAGCCCGCGCCCACGCCTGCACGTAGCCACCATGACGCAGTACGACGCCACGCTCCCCTTCCCCGTGGCTTTTGCGCCGTTCTCGATGGCGCGTATCGTGGCTGAGGTGCTCTGCGACGTGGGCATGACGACGCTACGCACGGCGGAGACAGAGAAGTACCCGCACGTCACCTATTTCTTCAACGGCGGCGGCGAAACGCCCTACAAGGGCGAAGAGCGCCGCTTGGTACCGAGCCAACAGGTGGCCACGTACGATTTGATGCCAGAAATGAGCGCCCCGGGTATTACCGACGTGCTCACCGCGGCGATCGAAGCCAAGTCGCATAACTTTACGCTCGTGAACTATGCCAACGGCGACATGGTGGGGCATAGCGGCAATCTCGCCGCGACCATTCGTGCCTGTGAGGTGGTGGACCAATGCCTCGCGCGCATCATTGCGAGCGCGGAGCGCGCCGGCGCGCGGTTGTTGATTACCGCGGACCACGGCAACTGTGAAATGATGATCGACCCCGTGAGCGGCGGACCGCACACCGCTCACACCACCAACCCTGTGCCCTTTCTGTTGATTGACGACGGCGCTCCCGCCATGCTTCGCTCGGGCGGCGCGCTGTGCGATGTCGGACCTACCGTTCTCGGAATGCTCGGTGTCGAGCAACCCGCGGAAATGACCGGGCGCGACCTGCGCCTCACCGGAGCTACCTCCTGATGTTCTCTCGCCTTCGCTCTGCTTGTGTGCTCCTTGCTTGCGCCGCCGCTCCGTTGGCCGCGCAGGTTGGCTCGCTGCCAAACAAGAGTCCGTATCTCGACCTTGAGGACGGGCAGCGCTTTGGCATCACCGCGGGCCTCATCACCTTTGGCAAGGATCCCGTGCACGTCGGGCCGTCCGGCACCGCGCCGACCGTCGGGCTTCGCTACGACCTGTACCTCGGCGGACCGGTGTACCTGACGTCGCGTTTGCTGGCAGCGAGCTTCGACCGCAACGTGCTCGATTACACCAAGAAGCCGGCGTCGCGTCTCACCGGAAAGAAAAGCGGTGTGTTGACCGACCTCGATGTGGGGCTGTCGATTTCCGCCACGGGCGAGAGGAGCTGGAAAGGAATCCAGCCGCTGCTCAACTTAGGCGTCGGCATGATCTTCGCTCCCGGCGACAGCAAAGCAGACGTGTCGGGCTACAACACCAAGCCCGCGCTCAGTGCGAGCTGGGGGCTGGGTGTGCGTTGGGTGACGGGCAAGAATTCACAGCTCCGCGCCGACCTCTCGTACTACTACTGGCAGGTCAAGTATCCGGAGAACTATCGCTCTACGGATGCCGACCCGATTTCGATCTATCCCACGGGCACGCTCTCGCCGTATACGACCAACCGGTCGCTCTCGGTGAGCTATACGATGGGCATCTTCCGCTAAACGGCGTGCGCTGATGCCCACCACGTCGCTCACGCGTCGCGTGCAGTTTGCGGCTGCACATCGGTACCGGCGTCCCGAGTGGGATGACGCGACCAACGAGCGCGTGTTCGGCAAGTGTGCACGTCCGGAATACCACGGGCACAGCTACACGTGCGACGTCACTATTGCTGGGCCCATTGAGTCGAAGACCGGGATGATCTTTGATCTCGGGGTGTTCGACGCCGTGCTCGCGCGTGAAGTGACGGAACGATTTGACCATCGCAATCTCAACACAGACGTCGCCGAGTTCGCCGAAGGGCTCGACATCCCAACGTGCGAGAATCTCGCGCGCGTGATTGCGGAACGCGTCCAGTTGGGGATCGGCGACTGCGCGGTCGTGACCACCGTATGCGTTGCGGAAAGCCCCACGCTCTGGGCCACCTGGCACCACACGTGAGCGCGCGGCGGTGCACCGGAGTGGTGCTCGCCGGTGGCCGTGCCTCACGCATGGCGGAACGGCCCAAAGGGCTAGAGCGTGTCGGTGGGCGGCGGATTGTGGATCGTGTCGCCGAGGCGCTGGCGACTGCCGCCGACGACCTTCTCATTGTGGCGAATGATCCCGATGCGGCGGCGTGGCTGCCCGGCGTTCGCGTTGTTGCGGACATTCGCCCGGGTTACGGCGCGCTCTCTGGCCTGCACGCGGCGCTGACGGCAGCTGGCACAGCTCTGCTCGTAGTGGCGTGGGACACACCATTCGTGTCGAGCGCCCTCCTCCGCGCGCTTCGAGAGGCGGGTGAGCGCGAGGCGGTAGACGCGGCGGTTCCAACGAGCGACGCGCGGTTCGGCTTTGAGCCGCTCTGTGCGTGGTATGCCCCGAGTTGCCTCCCGGCGGTGGAGACCGCGCTCGAGGATCAGCGGCTCCACGCCGGTGGATGGCAAGGCGCGGTCCGTCTACATAAGCTCGACCCGTCGCCGTACGGCGATCCACAGACGATCTTTTTCAACGTGAATACCCCCGACGACCTTCTGCGCGCGGAGAC
The genomic region above belongs to Gemmatimonadota bacterium and contains:
- the guaB gene encoding IMP dehydrogenase — encoded protein: MEPSTRSRTNPSPASAPAARGVSRIREGAGLTFDDVLLSPRHSLVLPKDVATVSRFSRGITLNVPLVSAAMDTVTESEMAIAMARAGGIGVLHKNMSIDRQAAEVDRVKRSESGMILKPYTLPESATLREASSLMAKFRISGVPVVNAGDRLVGIITNRDLQFERTLDQPLSAAMTREGLITAPQGTTLDEAERIMGKHRIEKLPVVDADGRLVGLITVKDIMKRRQYPIAAKDKHGRLLVAAAIGAAGNYLDRARALVDAGVDALIIDTAHGHSQGVLDATSVVRDAFPSVQLLVGNVATREATVALVERGVDAVKVGVGPGSICTTRVVTGVGVPQLTAVMDAVEGAGDVPVIADGGIKYSGDIVKAIAGGAHTVMMGSMLAGTEESPGESLLLEGRRFKMIRGMGSLSAMQDGSADRYFQDGEMSNRKFVPEGIEGRVPYKGPVSDVLFQMVGGLRSGMGYVGCADIESLRTEALFVRITAAGLRESHPHDVTITREAPNYSV
- a CDS encoding D-Ala-D-Ala carboxypeptidase family metallohydrolase, with the translated sequence MHELDPQRRDRWSPALIVVVAVVAVLVIAVIVTHPPDMLFGSALRNVDGDTRAVAPLSTAFGASGEVRLQLRLPGEQFEFPIDLRPGHDSLQYRWVRASDSAAMTPVGQMGSGSTVRSPDRPGFYELEVLDPAGRSIVDSLVVGVLLPFSAKSGSIVNGYRIGTYKWEREHGDATPPPPGFVEVTAENAELPISAHFRIGDFITHDGQSTWPRYVALNTKILDKVELVLRYLGSRDHDMSVNVNSGYRTPLHNQRVPRAASDSRHQYGDAADLAVDVDQDGRVTYLDVLAVSRAVEWVERDHPELAGGLGMYGNRGRVPYVHIDVRGQTKRWRD
- a CDS encoding L,D-transpeptidase, coding for MTHPASPPTEPTESRTPAPSGIRAFFAVGGLAAWMTVAGIPALIAASAWLAVDVEHARFRRDITRTGYDDNLAMLDSTRRAAAEVGETLAEAKLASTADIAAGKAPYVVVSIADNRLWLKLGNAVLYTTRVATGTGKNLEQTNGGRTWKFETPRGRLFVERKDVDPAWVPPDWHYVEVAGKKQLTPFHLQKGKPLPVGGGAVLTVIGNDVVTQLSDGRVQPFEVREGHEIRVGKLLIIPPYGTNQRQYFGTLGSNRLYLGDGYGLHGTDVPSSIGRAASHGCVRLRNEDAELLYRVVPLGTPVYIY
- the gpmI gene encoding 2,3-bisphosphoglycerate-independent phosphoglycerate mutase; this encodes MALRHDASSPVVLVVLDGWGYRPERDGNAIALANLPTWDRLVARAPRTLLDASGLAVGLPAGQMGNSEVGHLNLGAGRVVMQDLVRIGQSIRVGDFFRNDAFRAACAHAKANDGTLHLIGLIGDGGVHAHQDHVLALVTLAEQQKVPRIAIHALLDGRDTLPKSALGYLEQLAAATAGRATIASIGGRYYGMDRDKRWPRIELCYRAAVDGTGPSCTDAVQFVRDAYARGETDEFLLPAVVTRDGAPVAPMRDGDAVICWNFRSDRMRQIVSALAVDGFNGFDVSPRPRLHVATMTQYDATLPFPVAFAPFSMARIVAEVLCDVGMTTLRTAETEKYPHVTYFFNGGGETPYKGEERRLVPSQQVATYDLMPEMSAPGITDVLTAAIEAKSHNFTLVNYANGDMVGHSGNLAATIRACEVVDQCLARIIASAERAGARLLITADHGNCEMMIDPVSGGPHTAHTTNPVPFLLIDDGAPAMLRSGGALCDVGPTVLGMLGVEQPAEMTGRDLRLTGATS
- a CDS encoding 6-carboxytetrahydropterin synthase; translated protein: MPTTSLTRRVQFAAAHRYRRPEWDDATNERVFGKCARPEYHGHSYTCDVTIAGPIESKTGMIFDLGVFDAVLAREVTERFDHRNLNTDVAEFAEGLDIPTCENLARVIAERVQLGIGDCAVVTTVCVAESPTLWATWHHT
- a CDS encoding molybdenum cofactor guanylyltransferase — protein: MSARRCTGVVLAGGRASRMAERPKGLERVGGRRIVDRVAEALATAADDLLIVANDPDAAAWLPGVRVVADIRPGYGALSGLHAALTAAGTALLVVAWDTPFVSSALLRALREAGEREAVDAAVPTSDARFGFEPLCAWYAPSCLPAVETALEDQRLHAGGWQGAVRLHKLDPSPYGDPQTIFFNVNTPDDLLRAETLL